The Chaetodon trifascialis isolate fChaTrf1 chromosome 16, fChaTrf1.hap1, whole genome shotgun sequence genome includes a region encoding these proteins:
- the dlb gene encoding delta-like protein B — MANQHLRYLLALALLDVVLSSGVFELKIHSFHTAQHICRRHRDCHIFFRICLKHPEDVISAEPPCTFGTGHTNVIRADHTSISSSAPIRVPFHFKWPGTFSLIIEAWNAESPTEYTDNQNNLVSRLATRRRLAIGEDWSQDVHFGEQSELRYSYHVFCDEYYFGDGCADYCRPRDDTLGHYTCDEEGNRICLEGWKGNYCSEPICSADCSERHGYCEAPGGCTCRMGWQGPSCNECVRYPGCLHGTCSQPWQCNCQEGWGGLFCDQDLNYCTNHKPCANGATCTNTGQGSYTCTCRPGFGGTNCELETNECDSNPCKNGGSCNDLENDYSCTCPQGFYGKNCEIIAMTCADGPCFNGGTCVETMTGGYTCRCPPSYTGSNCEKKLDRCSNRPCLNGGECLDLGPSVLCRCQTGFTGANCQVNIDDCASNPCQNAGTCQDGVNDYTCSCTLGYTGKNCSVRSDACGARPCQNGGTCFTHFTGPVCQCPKGFMGPSCEFTLQPSFKPALRQTSQPSSATLTVSCVLTILVLILVAGIIILRKRRRLQGRKQLSEMAVYNDLEVVNNLGGSEREAFLGPNGLFKISNSTTRLGHSLCPNGRSGYRHNPVESSLARAECQDFMWRDEASSGSGAGLR; from the exons ATGGCAAATCAGCACCTGAGATACCTCTTGGCTTTGGCTTTACTGGATGTC GTTTTGTCCTCTGGTGTGTTCGAACTGaaaattcattcattccacACGGCGCAACACATCTGCAGAAGACACAGGGACTGCCATATATTTTTCAGGATTTGCCTGAAACACCCCGAGGATGTGATCTCCGCAGAGCCGCCTTGCACCTTTGGCACCGGGCACACCAATGTCATTAGGGCCGATCACACCTCGATATCTAGTAGCGCGCCCATCAGGGTGCCTTTCCACTTCAAGTGGCCG GGAACATTTTCGTTGATCATTGAAGCCTGGAACGCCGAATCTCCGACTGAATACACAG ACAACCAAAACAATCTTGTGAGCCGCTTGGCGACCAGGAGGAGACTGGCTATCGGTGAGGACTGGTCCCAGGACGTGCACTTCGGCGAACAGAGCGAGCTGCGCTACTCCTACCACGTCTTCTGCGACGAGTACTACTTTGGTGACGGCTGCGCTGACTACTGCAGGCCGAGAGACGACACGTTGGGCCACTACACCTGTGACGAGGAGGGCAACCGCATCTGCCTGGAGGGCTGGAAGGGAAACTACTGCTCTGAGC CCATCTGCTCGGCAGACTGCAGTGAGAGACATGGCTACTGTGAGGCCCCAGGGGGCTGTACATGCCGAATGGGCTGGCAGGGCCCCTCCTGCAATGAATGTGTCCGCTACCCAGGCTGCCTCCATGGAACATGCAGCCAGCCGTGGCAGTGCAACTGTCAGGAGGGTTGGGGGGGGCTCTTCTGTGACCAAGACCTCAATTACTGCACCAACCACAAGCCCTGCGCCAATGGTGCTACCTGCACCAACACAGGCCAGGGCAGCTACACCTGCACTTGCCGGCCGGGCTTCGGAGGCACCAACTGTGAGCTGGAAACCAATGAGTGTGACAGCAACCCCTGCAAAAATGGAGGCAGCTGCAAT GACCTGGAGAACGACTACTCATGCACCTGCCCACAGGGTTTTTATGGAAAGAACTGTGAGATCATTGCCATGACATGTGCAGATGGTCCCTGTTTCAATGGTGGCACCTGTGTGGAGACCATGACTGGAGGCTACACCTGCCGCTGCCCTCCCAGCTACACTGGTTCCAACTGTGAGAAGAAGCTGGACCGCTGCAGCAACAGGCCCTGTCTGAATG GTGGTGAGTGTCTGGACCTTGGCCCGAGCGTCTTGTGCCGCTGTCAGACAGGCTTCACTGGTGCCAACTGCCAGGTTAACATTGATGACTGTGCCTCAAACCCCTGCCAGAATGCTGGAACCTGCCAAGATGGTGTGAATGACTACACCTGCTCTTGCACCCTAGGTTACACCGGCAAGAACTGCAGCGTGCGCTCAGATGCCTGTGGCGCCCGTCCATGCCAGAATGGTGGAACTTGTTTCACCCACTTTACCGGGCCAGTGTGCCAGTGCCCTAAGGGCTTTATGGGTCCGAGCTGTGAGTTCACGCTCCAGCCCAGTTTCAAGCCTGCCCTGCGCCAAACCTCCCAGCCATCCTCTGCTACCCTAACTGTCTCCTGTGTGCTGACCATCCTGGTACTGATTCTGGTAGCAGGTATTATCAtcttgaggaagaggagaagactGCAGGGAAGAAAGCAGCTGAGCGAAATGGCAGTCTACAATGACTTGGAGGTGGTCAACAACCTGggaggaagtgaaagagaagCCTTCCTTGGTCCTAATGGCCTGTTCAAGATCAGCAATAGCACGACTCGTCTTGGCCACTCCCTTTGCCCTAATGGAAGATCTGGGTACAGGCACAATCCTGTGGAGAGCAGCCTGGCCAGAGCCGAGTGCCAGGACTTTATGTGGAGAGACGAGGCCAGCTCGGGCTCTGGGGCAGGGCTgagatga
- the ppp1r14aa gene encoding protein phosphatase 1, regulatory (inhibitor) subunit 14Aa, whose translation MAANRTAMMLEEHDDVHSSDVGLAPCHGCNIPKRHARVTVKYNRKELQKRLDVEKWIDESLDRLYLGQEGDMPEEVNIDDLIDLPNDEERVKKLQEVLQRCSNNTENFIRELVAKLEGVHKQEELQNEGIEHPVICHSHYRHEPYHFNTQHHHFHHTQSQNQTL comes from the exons ATGGCAGCCAACCGGACCGCGATGATGCTTGAGGAACATGACGATGTCCATTCATCGGATGTGGGTTTGGCTCCATGTCATGGCTGTAACATCCCAAAGAGGCATGCCCGGGTCACGGTGAAATACAACAGGAAGGAGCTCCAAAAGCGGCTGGACGTAGAGAAGTGGATCGATGAGAGCCTGGACCGGCTGTACTTGGGTCAG GAAGGTGATATGCCAGAGGAAGTAAACATTGATGATTTGATTGACCTGCCAAATGATGAGGAGCGTGTCAAAAAGTTACAG GAGGTTCTTCAAAGGTGCAGTAACAACACAGAG AACTTCATCAGAGAGCTGGTAGCAAAACTGGAGGGAGTTCACAAGCAGGAAGAGCTGCAGAATGAAGGAATCGAGCATCCGGTCATCTGCCACAGCCACTACCGCCATGAGCCGTACCATTTTAACACCCAACACCACCACTTTCACCATACCCAAAGCCAAAACCAGACCCTCTGA